Below is a window of Pelobates fuscus isolate aPelFus1 chromosome 13, aPelFus1.pri, whole genome shotgun sequence DNA.
AGAGGGTCTGATTTGCCAACTTgacaattttggttttaaatgtttttcaaaatagatggtctcttcacaacaccaccttTAATGAATACACTGATAAGAGTTTGCTCTTTTTACAGAACACTTCCACACTTATCCAGGACTGTAAATATACTATTTCTTAGCATGTATCAGGCCTGATCTTCCTGAtgctacagggttattcacttaaatgAGAAcatccaggaattcaaagtgaatatcacatttaaaggaacactataggcacccagatccctTCAGCTTATTGACTGCAATGCCCCTGTcccctaaccctgcaatgttaattattgcagttttaaaaacatATGCTCTATTGAATCATATATAGTCTGCAAGGTAACTGATTGACTAGGACAACATTATACACAGTGAAGAGTACAAACTAAAAGGAAACAGCTGGTTACATGCTAGTAAATGGGTAGAGGAGCTGAAAGAAACTTAAAAATAGACAGGTTACTCACATGGGCTCTCTGTCTCCTCCTCATCCTCTTCATCACTGGATTCGCTGACCTGGAGGGTCACGGCTGTGCTTGTGACAGTGGTCCAGTCAAAGTAAATCCCAAATCCAATGTCATAATCGTCTGTGGCAAATTCCCAGCAGAGTCGCTTCCCATCAGGGTGTGTTGGCACACGCACAGTCACCACCTCCCCCCGCCGAATGGTCAGCTGACCTTGTTTTTCACTTGCCATGCGATTCTTAAACTCTCGGAGATTGGCACTAGTCCAAGTGGTTGCTGGTGCTAATGGTATTGGGGGAGCTAGAGGgggaacaaacaaaacaaaaatcaaaacatTACAAGTAACAGCAATTGTATTTCTGCCATCTCATCCCATGCTCTACAACCTGTGCCCATCATTGTTTACATCACCTCGTCCATCATCGTGATGATTCTCATTCTTTTCCACTTTGACAACATCCACAACACCCGAATGTTCTGACTGGATCATAAGTACATCATGGGCCTCGGAGTCTTCCAAAGACTGGAGAGTGTCCAAAATCTGTAAGGAAGAGAGTTTTCCATCATTTTGTGCTCTACGAGTACTCGGTAATTTATAGTTATGCTACATGCGGGACACACTCACAAAGCATGGCTTCAACACAGTCACATTTTTATATTGAGAATATTTAGAATTTTGATGAATCACCTTTCAGTTGTGGAACAAACCATGTAATCAGGCAGCACTCTGCAGCAAGAGGTACCATTGATTCAGGATTAATAAACCAAAAGCAGGAACTGATTCCATGACCTATAACTCCCTTCTATCGGTGTGACCCTGCAGATGGAGAGACTGACTTGGTGATTCTCTTATATTTGAACTGTCCTGCAGTAGAATGGCCAGACAATATGTCCTATAGGTTGCTTCTGTCTGGGAAACTCTGCAGTGGGGTAGACAgaccgtgtcccatagctcctttctATCTGTGTAACTCTGCAGTGGGGTAGACAgaccgtgtcccatagctcctttctATCTGTGTAACTCTGCAGTGGGGTAGACAgaccgtgtcccatagctcctttctATCTGTGTAACTCTGCAGTGGGGTAGACAgaccgtgtcccatagctcctttctATCTGTGTAACTCTGCAGTGGGGTAGACAgaccgtgtcccatagctcctttctATCTGTGTAACTCTGCAGTGGGGTAGACAgaccgtgtcccatagctcctttctATCTGTGTAACTCTGCAGTGGGGTAGACAgaccgtgtcccatagctcctttctATCTGTGTAACTCTGCAGTGGGGTAGACAgaccgtgtcccatagctccagTCTATCTGTGTAACTCTGCAGTGGGGTAGACAgaccgtgtcccatagctcctttctATCTGTGTAACTCTGCAGTGGGGTAGACAgaccgtgtcccatagctcctttctATCTGTGTAACTCTGCAGTGGGGTAGACAgaccgtgtcccatagctcctttctATCTGTGTAACTCTGCAGTGGGGTAGACAGATGGTTTCCCATAGCTCCAGTCTATCTGTGTAACTCTGCAGTGGGGTAGACAgaccgtgtcccatagctcctttctATCTGTGTAACTCTGCAGTGGGGTAGACAgaccgtgtcccatagctccctttcTATCTGTGTAACTCAGAAGTAGAGCGGACATACTGTGTCCCATAATTCATTTGTATCTGTGCCACTTTGCAGACTCCGTATGCAGTAGTGTACAGAGAGTAGTCAGAGCCAATAAACATATAGCGGTCACCTTTTCCAGGGTGGACTCTTTCAGGTCTTCTGTTTTCCCCACACTGGAGCATTGTGAAGAACGGTCTTCAGAAGCAGCTTCTTCAGAACTTGATGGTGACCTTGAAGAAACAGTTATAAACTCCATCATTACAACGTAACAACTTCATGCATGGCACTGGATAACATGCAGATCAGTATGAAGGTTTGGACAGTAGATATGAATGTATAAAGCACTGTTCCAGAGCCCTGAGATTATACAAGCAGAGTATTATTGTGAGGCACTCAAgttgtatatatacacagtacgTTTGGAACATGTTGAAAAGGCAAAATATACGATgactaaattttattaaaaataataattatacacacactaaagttaaacttttaaatgtaaaattcaacttatgaaacctattttcttttttaaagggacactatagtcacccagacctctTAAgcgcattgaagtggtctgggtgcagtgttccaggCCCCTTAACCTTTACCTTGCGGTATTAACTCCACCTAGTGGCTTTTGGTGGCCTGACACTGGATgttctcacactatgcatgaggacatccagcgttacaCAAAACccattaggaaagcattatacaacgcTCTTCTATGGAGAAAGTCCTAATGGGAGAGCTGcgattgctgcacatgcacattaggaccCTCTTGGCGGCTGATGTCGACGGAGcttgaaccagcgccgagggacattggtgctggaataaggtaagtggggcactacagtttccctttaaacattatACTATTGTGTGCATGGTTCACAAATATTCTGCTTTCAAATCTTTTTCTTTCGTAATTAATAACTATTTATTATGCACAAGATAATACAATTCAATGTTTTTCAAAGAATACAGACAGATAAATAAGGTGTTATACTTAAAAGTTGCAATCTGGtatataatatattctaaatGTAAATACCGTTCGCTATATAATGAAgattgtatataaaatgtatttattctgcATCATGTACAGAACAGGAAGCAGAATGTTACATTACAGTTTATATAATGTAAATGGTTTATTTATTGACAATCTTTATTataacattttgtattttacaGAACAGAAATACATTTATGTACATATAATGCACTGAGTGCAGAACCCCTGGGATGCAAATGCAGTGCCCTAAGAGCAGAGCAATCGGGCTTTAAATGCAGTGCCCTAAGAGCAGAGCAATCGGGCTTTAAATGCAGTGCCCTAAGAGCAGAGCAATCGGGCTTTAAATGCAGTGCCCTAAGAGCAGAGCAATCGGGCTTTAAATGCAGTGCCCTAAGAGCAGAGCAATCGGGCTTTAAATGCAGTGCTCTGGGAGACAATCTGTACACATACCTTTCGGTTTCTTGCAAGGAAAGTGTTCTTAATGCGTGCTCAGCCAAAGACGACTCATCGCCTGAAATCccattttctacaaaaaaaaagaggaagcCATTTAATTGTGAACACATGTTCTGCTGTCAATTTCCAATTCTTATTTTGTTTCAAAGATGCCAAAATACATACATTTCCTCTATGTTTTTTTATGACAAACACACTAGCTTTAGAGTAAGACAATGTAATGGGATTAATTAAGCCGACCGTGGGAGAATAGGCTGTGAGATATGAGAAGGGGgtatattactaaaaaaaaataaataaaaggaagtaAACAGCAAGTATGTGTCTTTTTTTAGATTACACATGGGGAAAGGCTGATAAGAGTGAAATACGACATTCCACAAAAATGTGTTAGGAATAGCCCAGAGAAAGTCTTGTTGGTTTATACAGAAATAATGTAATGTAAAAACTTGCAATGTCTGTacatttcacagtttagtgaacaatCCCCACCTGGCTCACAGattgatttgtgtaaaatggCCTTGTAAGGAGCTTCACATGATGAAAGCATTGCATAAACCCGCAGTAGTCAGGGCATGTCCTCACTAGGGAGGCAGAGGAGGCACTCGGGACCTGGATATAATAAGTGAGCTTTTCTCAGGAGGTCCACAAGGGAGGAGGTAACTCAACTAATTATATGTGTAAAAATAAGAAATACTTCTGTGTGAGAAGGAATAGAAACAGGCTGTGAGAGCGAATAAGCAAACGACAATTGGCGTGCGctagatcttaaagggacaccccactgcccaaatgttaaaaaaaaaataatgtgtaaatGATACCGAGATGTACcggcaataaaaacatgcatgcatttaattatgcattttctttGGGATCATATCTAAAAACTGCTAGCAAAAGATGCATATATTTTGTATGAAGTCTTTGCGAGCCTATggcagtccaatcacagacttcccaatgcagctcaatgagaggtctttgcaaggcaggtgctctgggcaattgctgccttttgagtttagctccactgagttaatcaaaccaggaaggaacagttgtctgattgacagacagggagtgtaacaaggttaatttataaaaaacaagTGCCAAATACTACTGAAAAGAGGACACAGACTTTGCTTATAAAGCACTTCGGCAAGCTATGTGAACCCAAAAGTGATGACTGGGACGACAAAAAGACAGTGTGACCTGCACGGCTGTGTGGGCAATAGAGAAGTCCTAATTtgctttagttttttgcattataGATGCAGTCCCCTGGCAGTATACAGTCTGTGCTAGATTGTATCATTAAAGGCAAAAATCTGACCCTCACCACACAAGGCTTGGTGAAAGGATCACCGTTTTTGAATATATTTGAATAACAGATTTGTTAGTTAGAAATATTATACCCACACAGCTGTCTGATGACACAGTCTGTACTTCCTGTGTGGTACAGCTGTATAAATAGGTagtgggaaagggggggagagctCTGCGCTGATCTAGGTAGTGGGAGCGGCATACCCCCACTACCTTCTTCTGATATGACACAAGTAATGGGGGTGATAAAGGTCTAACACAGGTACTGGTGAGGAGGTCTTGCCTGGCACAGATACTGGCAGGGAGGATATCTGGAATGACACAGCAGGTAatgggggggcgggagggggaggaaagaggaTATCTGGCCTGGCACAGGTACCCTGGGGGGTAAGGATATCTGGCCTGGCACAGGTACCCTGGGGGGTAAGGATATCCGGCACAGGTACCCTGGGGGGTAAGGATATCTGGCCTGGCACAGCAGGTAATGGGGGTGGGCAAAGGATAGGGAATGGGTTGGGGTTAGGATATCTGGCCTGGCACAGGTACCCGGGGGGGATGTAAGGATATCTGGCCTGGCACAGGTACCCGGGGGGGTAAGGATATCTGGCCTGGCACAAGTACCCCAGCTCTAGGCTCACACAGGTAATGGGAAGGGGGAGCTCTAGTCTCACACAGGTAATGGGAGGCTGTAGGCTAACATGGGTAATGGGTGGAACTCTGGTCTGGTACAGGTAATGAGGGAGCTCTGGTACAGGTAACGGGGGGAGCTCTGGTATAGTATAGGTAATAGGGGGCTCTGGTATAGTATAGGTAatgggggagctctgttatagtaCAGGTAATGGGGGCTCTGGTATAGTATAGGTAATGGGGGGCTCTGGTATAGTATAGGTAATGGGGGGCTCTGGTATAGTATAGGTAATGGGGGGCTCTGGTATAGTATAGGTAATGGGGGGCTCTGGTATAGTATAGGTAATGGGGGGCTCTGGTATAGTATAGGTAATGGGGGGCTCTGGTATAGTATAGGTAATGGGGGGCTCTGGTATAGTATAGGTAATGGGGGGCTCTGGTATAGTATAGGTAATGGGGGGCTCTGGTATAGTATAGGTAATGGGGGGCTCTGGTTTAGTATAGGTAATGGGGGGCTCTGGTATAGTATAGGTAATGGGGGAGGCTCTGGTATAGTATAGGTAATGGGGGGGCTCTGGTATAGTATAGGTAAAGGGGGGGCTCTGGTATAGTACAGGTAATGGGGGGGCTCTGGTATAGTATAGGTAATGGGGGGCTCTGGTATAGTATAGGTAATGGGGGGCTCTGGTATAGTATAGGTAATGGGGGGCTCTGGTGTAgtacaggtaatggggggctctgGTGTAgtacaggtaatggggggctctgGTGTAgtacaggtaatggggggctctgGTGTAgtacaggtaatggggggctctgGTGTAgtacaggtaatggggggctctgGTGTAgtacaggtaatggggggctctgGTGTAgtacaggtaatggggggctctgGTATAGTATAGGTAATGGGGGCTCTGGTATAGTATAGGTAATGGGGGGCTCTGGTATAGTATAGGTAATGGGGGGCTCTGGTATAGTACAGATAATGGGGGGCTCTAGGCTCACAAGGTAATGGGGGCTCTGGTCTAGTAATGGGGGGGCTCTGGTCAAATAATGGGGGGCTCTGGTCAAGTAATGGGGGGCTCTGGTCAAGTAATGGGGGGCTCTGGTCAAGTAATGGGGGGGCTCTGGTCAAGTAATGGGGGGGCTCTGGTCAAGTAATGGGGGGGCTCTGGTCAAGTAATGGGGGGGCTCTGGTCAAGTAATGGCGGGGCTCTGGTCTAGTAATGGGGGGCTCTGGTCTAGTAATGGGGGGCTCTGGTCTAGTAATGGGGGGCTCTGGTCTAGTAATGGGGGGCTCTGGTCTAGTAATGGGGGGCTCTGGTCTAGTAATGGGGGGCTCTGGTCTAGTAATGGGGGGCTCTGGTCTAGTAATGGGGGGCTCTGGTCTAGTAATGGGGGGCTCTGGGCTCACAAGGTTATGGTATGGTACAGATAATGGGGGGATCTGGTCTAGTAATGGGGGGATCTGGTCTAGTATAGGTAATGGGGGGCTCTGGTCTGGTAATGGGGGGCTCTAGGCTCACAGGGTAATTTGGGGGACCAATTCCAGCAGCCCTCATGCTGTATAGCCCCCCGAGCCTGCTGTGGGGTCCCTACCTTGTGGAGGCGCACACGGAGTCTCGGACAGACCCCCGGGAATGCTCGGGTCCCCCGGCAGGGATGCTGCTTCCTCCACCTCAGACATGAAGCGACTTCTACAGCTCGGAGCTGC
It encodes the following:
- the TMED8 gene encoding protein TMED8, which encodes MSEVEEAASLPGDPSIPGGLSETPCAPPQENGISGDESSLAEHALRTLSLQETERSPSSSEEAASEDRSSQCSSVGKTEDLKESTLEKILDTLQSLEDSEAHDVLMIQSEHSGVVDVVKVEKNENHHDDGRAPPIPLAPATTWTSANLREFKNRMASEKQGQLTIRRGEVVTVRVPTHPDGKRLCWEFATDDYDIGFGIYFDWTTVTSTAVTLQVSESSDEEDEEETESPWHNREGDVERGSVYRLRSRYGEIMQVYRRDSHREVQAGSHEYPGEGIYLLKLDNSYSLLRNKTLYLHVYYSS